A DNA window from Pseudomonas tohonis contains the following coding sequences:
- a CDS encoding STAS domain-containing protein, translating to MSTLESLDGSRLLALDSALTIYTAADTKLLLANALQGAVALHLDLSAIEEVDCAGLQLLLAACQEARRQHVHLSLEGASLAMTEILQLSGLRDLLPIGGLH from the coding sequence ATGAGCACCCTTGAGTCCCTCGATGGCAGCCGCCTCCTGGCCCTGGACAGCGCGCTGACCATCTACACCGCCGCCGACACCAAGCTGCTGCTGGCCAACGCCCTGCAAGGCGCGGTGGCCCTGCACCTGGACCTCAGCGCCATCGAGGAAGTGGATTGCGCCGGCCTGCAGCTGCTGCTGGCGGCCTGCCAGGAAGCCCGGCGCCAACACGTCCACCTCAGCCTCGAAGGGGCCAGCCTGGCCATGACCGAGATCCTGCAACTGAGTGGCCTGCGCGACC
- a CDS encoding response regulator translates to MAKTILIVDDSASIRQVVGMTLKTAGYDVLEGVDGKDALTQLDGRKVHLIISDVNMPNMDGITFLKNVKQLAAYKFTPVIMLTTEAGDAKKAEGQAAGAKAWVVKPFQPAQMLTAVSKLILP, encoded by the coding sequence ATGGCCAAGACCATTCTCATCGTCGACGACTCCGCCTCCATCCGCCAGGTGGTGGGCATGACCTTGAAAACCGCCGGCTACGACGTGCTCGAAGGCGTCGACGGCAAGGACGCGCTGACCCAGCTCGACGGCCGCAAGGTCCACCTGATCATCAGCGACGTGAACATGCCGAACATGGACGGCATCACCTTCCTGAAGAACGTCAAGCAGCTGGCGGCCTACAAGTTCACCCCCGTGATCATGCTCACCACCGAGGCCGGCGACGCCAAGAAAGCCGAAGGCCAGGCCGCCGGGGCCAAGGCCTGGGTGGTCAAGCCCTTCCAGCCGGCCCAGATGCTGACGGCCGTTTCCAAGCTGATCCTGCCCTGA
- a CDS encoding methyl-accepting chemotaxis protein, whose translation MLDTPPQRIAAAGPVSSRSATVTSPTPTSSVPWLPIALCGAGCALLFWTASQFPSPAWALAAVAPTLLLWVVLAQHGAVHEQALNRARDEALAEGARLEAERHVQGLPELCVSIAPIWSAQIESARHQTQTAIEALSERFARLAGRISDAVSSGMQADSDALVTLLAQSEVELEDIVSQLRLALSSKESLLQEVERLNSYTAQLRTMAKEVGDVAKQTNLLALNAAIEAARAGEAGRGFAVVADEVRKLSTLSEETGKRIGDTIETVSGAIERTLQVSNEHATRDAGTLENASQVIRQVIAQFRSGATRLVEHGNALRNDNAVVGEEISEVLVALQFQDRVSQMLGHMRDDIGRLAQHLVEDDARHVDARSWLDELSSTYTTPEQHAIHHGRKGGSGSAGASHSASDITFF comes from the coding sequence ATGCTGGACACACCCCCGCAACGCATCGCCGCTGCGGGCCCCGTGTCCTCAAGGAGCGCGACCGTGACGAGCCCGACCCCCACTTCCAGCGTCCCCTGGCTGCCCATCGCCCTCTGCGGTGCCGGTTGCGCGCTGCTGTTCTGGACGGCCAGCCAGTTCCCCTCCCCGGCCTGGGCCCTGGCGGCCGTGGCGCCCACGCTGCTGCTGTGGGTCGTCCTCGCCCAGCACGGCGCCGTTCATGAACAGGCACTCAACCGGGCCCGCGACGAAGCCCTGGCCGAAGGTGCCCGACTCGAAGCCGAGCGCCATGTGCAGGGCCTGCCGGAGCTGTGCGTCAGCATCGCGCCGATCTGGTCGGCGCAGATCGAATCCGCCCGCCACCAGACCCAGACCGCCATCGAAGCCTTGTCCGAGCGCTTCGCCCGCCTCGCCGGCCGCATCAGCGACGCCGTCTCCAGCGGCATGCAGGCCGACAGCGATGCCCTGGTCACCCTGCTGGCCCAGAGCGAGGTGGAGCTGGAGGACATCGTCAGCCAGCTGCGCCTGGCGCTCTCCAGCAAGGAGAGCCTGCTGCAGGAGGTGGAGCGGCTGAACAGCTACACCGCCCAGCTGCGCACCATGGCCAAGGAAGTGGGCGATGTGGCCAAGCAGACCAACCTGCTGGCCCTGAACGCTGCCATCGAAGCCGCCCGCGCCGGTGAGGCCGGCCGCGGCTTCGCCGTGGTCGCCGACGAAGTGCGCAAGCTCTCCACCCTCTCCGAGGAAACCGGCAAGCGCATCGGCGACACCATCGAGACCGTCAGCGGCGCCATCGAGCGCACCCTCCAGGTCTCCAACGAACACGCCACCCGCGACGCCGGGACCCTGGAGAACGCCAGCCAGGTGATCCGCCAGGTGATCGCCCAGTTCCGCTCCGGCGCCACTCGCCTGGTGGAGCACGGCAACGCCCTGCGCAACGACAACGCCGTGGTCGGCGAGGAAATCTCCGAGGTGCTGGTGGCCCTGCAGTTCCAGGACAGGGTCAGCCAGATGCTCGGCCACATGCGCGACGACATCGGCCGCCTGGCCCAGCACCTGGTGGAGGACGATGCCCGCCACGTGGACGCCCGCTCCTGGCTCGACGAACTCTCCAGCACCTACACCACCCCCGAACAGCACGCCATCCACCACGGCCGCAAGGGCGGCTCGGGCAGCGCGGGTGCCAGCCATTCCGCTTCCGACATCACCTTCTTCTGA
- a CDS encoding response regulator codes for MTRILIADDHAIMRGGLKQLIEFDARLQVAAEAENGAQVLEQLRLGEFDLLLLDMSMPGLSGEDLISRVHGRYPRLPILVLSMHNEAQIAQRALRAGASGYLTKDHNPETLLAAIHRVADGGRYLDPRIAEQLAFASSSPTDDAAAQLSDREFQILRLLAQGLSVNQIADQLVISNKTVSTHKTRLMEKMGFTCNADIIKYAMTHGLTA; via the coding sequence ATGACCCGCATCCTCATCGCCGACGACCACGCCATCATGCGCGGCGGCCTCAAGCAACTCATCGAGTTCGACGCCCGCCTGCAGGTGGCGGCCGAGGCGGAGAACGGTGCCCAGGTGCTGGAGCAGCTGCGGCTGGGCGAATTCGACCTGCTGCTGCTGGACATGAGCATGCCCGGGCTCAGTGGCGAGGACCTGATCAGCCGCGTGCACGGCCGCTATCCACGCCTGCCGATCCTGGTGCTGAGCATGCACAACGAGGCGCAGATCGCCCAACGCGCCCTGCGCGCCGGCGCCAGCGGCTACCTGACCAAGGACCACAACCCGGAAACCCTGCTCGCCGCCATCCACCGGGTGGCCGACGGCGGCCGCTACCTCGACCCGCGTATCGCCGAGCAGCTCGCCTTCGCCAGCAGCAGCCCCACGGACGACGCGGCCGCTCAGCTCTCCGACCGCGAGTTCCAGATCCTCCGCCTGCTGGCCCAGGGCCTCAGCGTCAACCAGATCGCCGACCAGCTGGTGATCAGCAACAAGACCGTCAGCACCCACAAGACCCGGCTGATGGAGAAAATGGGCTTCACCTGCAACGCCGACATCATCAAGTACGCCATGACCCACGGCCTGACGGCCTGA
- a CDS encoding PAS domain-containing protein: MGHSAGGDIFRRAFESSSVGLALLELDGTVRHVNRASEELLGRSRQTLLGIRLDSLLHPGDRQAMGEALDRARRQHDDLSCGEMRFTTSSGEHRWLHLGLSMVEDGRSQPTHYLVRLQPLAGHRERAEQMHLLSFALDYTADGALLLDGEQNIRYLNEAACQLIGQPRQHLVGQPLAPVLSLLTEQFAELFAREDGLQEALDTQRVLSCELHAPGEESPRYVTLQFNRFRYDQRPYSLVLMHDFTERRRIANALLRNERQFRALIENTHDAIGRLSPDFRLLYANPALEALCRLPLVEARGRPAREVFGDNSQVDIMGDLVREVAATGESMEEELIHGIDGPSDQQIHYLMQLVPERNAEGEVTSVISVARDISGIRKAERRLAASNRQLRELSSRRESAREEERKLIAREIHDELGQHLTALRMGISLLRLKYGEQAPGLGEDVERLMALCDRTIGVVRFIATSLRPAALNMGLYPALEWLIDEFRSHHAHITFELVAHSGAPALDDSQATTAFRIVQEALTNIARHSGASRAVVSLEQVDDRYVLDITDNGHGFDPAKVGRRSLGLAGMRERGTSLGGEVVIFSHPGQGTTVQATFPVNEPTETA; this comes from the coding sequence ATGGGCCACAGCGCCGGGGGAGATATCTTTCGTCGGGCATTCGAGTCGTCGTCGGTGGGGCTGGCATTGCTCGAACTGGACGGCACCGTACGCCACGTCAACCGAGCCTCGGAGGAGCTGCTCGGGCGCTCCCGACAGACCCTGCTCGGCATACGACTGGACAGCCTGCTGCACCCCGGGGATCGCCAGGCAATGGGCGAGGCCCTTGACCGTGCACGTCGCCAGCACGACGACCTGTCCTGCGGCGAGATGCGTTTCACCACCTCGTCCGGCGAGCACCGCTGGCTGCACCTGGGCTTGAGCATGGTGGAGGACGGTCGCAGCCAGCCCACCCACTACCTGGTGCGCCTGCAACCCCTTGCCGGGCACCGGGAGCGGGCCGAGCAGATGCACCTGCTGAGCTTCGCCCTGGACTACACCGCCGATGGCGCCCTGCTGCTCGATGGCGAGCAGAACATCCGCTATCTCAACGAAGCCGCCTGCCAACTGATCGGCCAGCCGCGCCAGCACCTCGTCGGTCAGCCGCTGGCACCGGTGCTTTCCCTGTTGACGGAGCAGTTCGCAGAACTGTTCGCCCGCGAGGATGGCCTGCAGGAAGCGCTGGACACCCAGCGCGTCCTCAGTTGCGAGCTGCACGCCCCGGGAGAGGAGTCTCCACGCTATGTGACGTTGCAGTTCAATAGATTCCGTTACGACCAGCGCCCCTACAGCCTCGTACTGATGCACGACTTCACCGAACGGCGGCGCATTGCCAACGCCTTGTTGCGTAACGAGCGGCAATTCCGTGCGCTGATCGAGAACACCCACGACGCCATCGGCCGGCTGAGCCCCGACTTCCGCCTGCTCTACGCCAACCCGGCCCTCGAAGCCCTATGCCGCCTGCCTCTGGTGGAGGCTCGTGGCCGGCCGGCACGGGAAGTCTTCGGCGACAACTCCCAGGTCGACATCATGGGCGACCTGGTGCGCGAGGTCGCCGCCACCGGCGAGTCCATGGAGGAGGAACTGATCCACGGCATCGACGGCCCCAGCGACCAGCAGATCCACTACCTCATGCAACTGGTGCCGGAGCGCAACGCCGAGGGCGAGGTGACCAGCGTCATCTCGGTGGCCCGCGACATCAGCGGCATCCGCAAGGCCGAACGGCGCCTGGCGGCCAGCAACCGCCAGCTGCGCGAGTTGTCCAGTCGCCGGGAAAGCGCCCGCGAGGAGGAGCGCAAGCTGATCGCCCGGGAGATCCACGACGAACTGGGCCAGCACCTCACCGCCCTGCGCATGGGCATTTCCCTGCTGCGCCTGAAGTACGGCGAGCAGGCCCCGGGGCTGGGTGAGGACGTGGAACGGCTCATGGCCCTGTGCGATCGCACCATCGGCGTGGTGCGCTTCATCGCCACCAGCTTGCGTCCAGCAGCATTGAACATGGGGCTCTACCCGGCCCTGGAGTGGCTGATCGACGAGTTCCGCAGCCACCATGCGCACATCACCTTCGAGCTCGTGGCCCATAGCGGAGCACCGGCACTGGACGACAGCCAGGCGACCACCGCCTTCCGCATCGTCCAGGAAGCACTCACCAACATCGCTCGTCATTCAGGTGCCAGCCGCGCGGTGGTCAGCCTGGAGCAGGTCGATGACCGCTACGTGCTGGACATCACCGACAACGGCCACGGCTTCGACCCGGCCAAGGTCGGCAGGCGCTCCCTGGGCCTGGCCGGCATGCGCGAGCGCGGCACCAGCCTGGGCGGCGAGGTGGTGATCTTCAGCCACCCGGGCCAGGGCACGACGGTGCAAGCCACCTTTCCCGTCAACGAGCCTACGGAGACTGCATGA
- a CDS encoding formate/nitrite transporter family protein, which yields MSQANDGKTPGLSAREKQDVNENQPPRAAVLHEIIRTQGDQELERNVAALWWSALAAGLTMGLSLMAMGLFNSRLPDGEASKVIASLGYCAGFLAVILARQQLFTENTLTAVLPVMSKPTLNNVGRLLRLWSVVLAGNLAGTLLVAWVMLRLPIFDAATDAAFLDIGRKVMENDIGQMFAKGIVSGWMIATMVWMIPSQESAKLWIIILITYLMALGDFTHIVVGSAEVSYLVFAGHLDWREFWLTFAGPTLAGNIVGGSLIFALISHAQVRSDGDSPRPPHEARSDAPPQRPRKR from the coding sequence ATGAGCCAGGCCAACGACGGCAAGACGCCGGGGCTATCCGCCCGCGAGAAGCAGGACGTCAACGAAAACCAGCCGCCCCGCGCGGCGGTGCTGCACGAGATCATCCGCACCCAGGGCGACCAGGAACTGGAGCGCAACGTCGCCGCGCTCTGGTGGTCGGCGCTGGCCGCCGGGCTGACCATGGGCCTGTCGCTGATGGCCATGGGGCTGTTCAACTCGCGCCTGCCCGACGGCGAGGCGAGCAAGGTGATCGCCAGCCTCGGCTATTGCGCCGGCTTCCTCGCGGTGATCCTCGCGCGCCAGCAACTGTTCACCGAGAACACCCTCACCGCCGTGCTGCCGGTGATGAGCAAACCCACCCTGAACAACGTCGGGCGCCTGCTGCGCCTGTGGAGCGTGGTGCTGGCGGGCAACCTGGCCGGCACCCTGCTGGTGGCCTGGGTGATGCTGCGCCTGCCGATCTTCGATGCCGCCACCGACGCCGCCTTCCTCGACATCGGCCGCAAGGTGATGGAGAACGACATCGGGCAGATGTTCGCCAAGGGCATCGTCTCCGGCTGGATGATCGCCACCATGGTCTGGATGATCCCCTCCCAGGAAAGCGCCAAGCTGTGGATCATCATCCTCATCACCTACCTGATGGCGCTCGGCGACTTCACCCACATAGTGGTCGGCTCGGCCGAGGTCTCCTACCTCGTGTTCGCCGGGCATCTCGACTGGCGCGAATTCTGGCTGACCTTCGCCGGCCCCACCCTGGCCGGCAATATCGTCGGCGGCAGCCTGATCTTCGCCCTGATCAGCCATGCCCAGGTGCGCAGCGACGGCGACAGCCCCAGGCCGCCGCACGAGGCCCGCTCAGACGCGCCGCCGCAAAGACCCCGAAAGCGCTGA
- a CDS encoding GNAT family N-acetyltransferase — MSALNAALAAKPLHASPRGEYWIEPLEDGTHVLIRPLRAEDRERERAFINRLSPEARHNRFLGEFREVAPPLLDQLMDVDDKDRVALVALAHVDGELLEVGISRYARVGELGQCEFAVTVADQWLRRGLGGILFQHLADCARRNGFRQLYSIDSASNAGMRGLARKFGLQRRRDEEDPTQVIHRLDL; from the coding sequence ATGTCCGCTCTCAACGCCGCCCTCGCAGCCAAGCCACTGCATGCATCGCCCCGGGGCGAGTACTGGATCGAGCCCCTGGAAGACGGCACCCACGTGCTGATCCGCCCGCTACGTGCGGAAGACCGCGAGCGCGAACGCGCCTTCATCAACCGCCTGTCCCCGGAAGCCCGCCACAACCGCTTCCTGGGCGAATTCCGCGAGGTGGCCCCGCCCCTGCTCGACCAGTTGATGGACGTCGATGACAAGGATCGCGTCGCCCTCGTCGCCCTGGCGCACGTGGACGGCGAGCTGCTGGAAGTCGGCATCAGCCGCTACGCCCGGGTCGGCGAGCTCGGCCAATGCGAGTTCGCGGTCACGGTGGCCGACCAGTGGCTGCGTCGCGGCCTGGGCGGCATCCTCTTCCAGCACCTGGCGGACTGCGCCCGTCGCAACGGCTTCCGCCAGCTGTACTCCATCGATTCGGCGAGCAACGCCGGCATGCGTGGCCTGGCCCGCAAGTTCGGCCTGCAGCGCCGTCGCGACGAGGAAGACCCGACCCAGGTCATCCACCGCCTGGACCTGTAG
- the trhA gene encoding PAQR family membrane homeostasis protein TrhA produces MYHGERFNAWTHLVGALLAGIGAVWLLVLAALDGSTTKIVSVAIYGVTLVMLYSISTVYHSVRGRAKVIMRKLDHLSIYLLIAGSYTPFCLVTLEGAWGWTLFGIVWTLGIIGMLQEIKPRSEARVLSIIIYAVMGWIVLIALKPLIAALGTTGFTWLAAGGVFYTVGIIFFAFDSRFRHWHGIWHLFVIAGSLLHFVAIVRFVI; encoded by the coding sequence ATGTATCACGGAGAACGTTTCAACGCCTGGACCCACCTGGTCGGCGCGCTGCTGGCAGGCATCGGCGCCGTCTGGCTGCTGGTGCTGGCGGCGCTGGATGGCAGCACGACGAAGATCGTCAGCGTCGCCATCTACGGCGTGACCCTGGTGATGCTCTACAGCATCTCCACCGTCTACCACAGCGTGCGCGGGCGGGCGAAGGTGATCATGCGCAAGCTCGATCACCTGTCGATCTACCTGCTGATCGCCGGCAGCTACACGCCCTTCTGCCTGGTCACCCTCGAGGGCGCCTGGGGCTGGACGCTGTTCGGCATCGTCTGGACGCTCGGCATCATCGGCATGCTGCAGGAGATCAAGCCCCGCTCCGAGGCGCGGGTCCTGTCGATCATCATCTACGCGGTGATGGGCTGGATCGTCCTCATCGCCCTCAAGCCCCTGATCGCCGCCCTGGGCACCACCGGCTTCACCTGGCTGGCCGCCGGCGGGGTGTTCTACACCGTTGGCATCATCTTCTTCGCCTTCGACAGCCGCTTCCGCCACTGGCACGGCATCTGGCACCTGTTCGTCATCGCCGGGAGCCTGCTGCACTTCGTGGCGATAGTACGATTCGTAATATAA
- the ppk2 gene encoding polyphosphate kinase 2 translates to MSIGNDLLAQRIHRELLDHSDEELELELLEDGHDLDAYFDDHLEESPERQARRNYFQELFRLQGELVKLQSWVVKTGHKVVILFEGRDAAGKGGVIKRITQRLNPRVCRVAALPAPNDRERTQWYFQRYVSHLPAAGEIVLFDRSWYNRAGVERVMGFCNDEQYEEFFRTVPEFERMLVRSGIQLIKYWFSISDREQHLRFLARIHDPLKQWKLSPMDLESRRRWEAYTKAKEIMLERTHIEEAPWWVVQADDKKKARLNCIHHLLGQMPYEEVEQPSVQLPQRLRHADYVRNPTPREILVPEVY, encoded by the coding sequence ATGAGCATTGGCAACGACCTGCTGGCACAGCGCATCCATCGTGAACTGCTGGATCACAGCGACGAAGAGCTCGAACTGGAGCTGCTGGAGGACGGCCACGACCTGGACGCCTACTTCGACGACCATCTCGAGGAGAGTCCCGAACGCCAGGCCCGGCGCAACTATTTCCAGGAGCTGTTCCGCCTGCAGGGCGAGCTGGTGAAGCTGCAGAGCTGGGTGGTCAAGACCGGGCACAAGGTGGTGATCCTCTTCGAGGGCCGCGACGCCGCCGGCAAGGGTGGCGTGATCAAGCGCATCACCCAGCGCCTCAATCCCCGGGTATGCCGCGTCGCCGCACTGCCCGCCCCCAACGACCGCGAACGGACCCAGTGGTATTTCCAGCGTTACGTCTCGCACCTGCCGGCCGCCGGCGAGATCGTCCTCTTCGACCGCAGCTGGTACAACCGCGCCGGCGTCGAGCGGGTGATGGGGTTCTGCAACGACGAACAGTACGAGGAGTTCTTCCGCACCGTGCCCGAGTTCGAGCGGATGCTGGTGCGCTCGGGCATCCAGCTGATCAAGTACTGGTTCTCCATCTCCGACAGGGAACAGCACCTGCGCTTCCTGGCGCGCATCCACGATCCGCTCAAGCAGTGGAAGCTCAGCCCCATGGACCTGGAGTCCCGCCGGCGCTGGGAGGCCTATACCAAGGCCAAGGAAATCATGCTCGAACGCACCCACATCGAGGAGGCGCCCTGGTGGGTGGTACAGGCCGACGACAAGAAGAAGGCGCGGCTCAACTGCATCCACCACCTGCTCGGCCAGATGCCCTACGAGGAAGTCGAACAGCCCAGCGTCCAGTTGCCGCAGCGCCTGCGCCACGCCGACTACGTGCGCAACCCGACGCCCCGCGAGATCCTCGTGCCCGAGGTCTACTGA